One part of the Amphiprion ocellaris isolate individual 3 ecotype Okinawa chromosome 24, ASM2253959v1, whole genome shotgun sequence genome encodes these proteins:
- the cep70 gene encoding centrosomal protein of 70 kDa isoform X3, producing MEQQEQVEWDDVNRLLQHHGFKRVFFADPVENKNHSDLVLLDKKSAGEVRMTLRTMLTDSERRQALIQELVKSNNQLKEEVQQHTSRAAQQSQRVTELEGLLDEVKTRVQDLEDRYLGKAAQQHSHTQQLQQEKQDAQKRCHVLEQKLSKQKEEAGQLQRKLYFTIKEEERRFARQSQTFQNICKKVSVQSSDADQQVLDVIDFYETKMSELLDELRSIKGESQGSKMSDSTRTKKTPISVTPSFKTILKAYQEQQKESKSGVEELKREVENLKKELETRLPKEDNTTEISENVSDHSREARLCAHYHNLLNEINAVVMDPNAPLRLHRQKPSTADLELADFQPLLPTLEAWAQQQHLLKDFQCSLNKLSARLMPWQLCEGVHNAAEAVKVEDMMLLVDTMLETISTDDQKALRSPTPYTLGSMVSHFQKLFDITSLSGVYPRMNEVYTRLGEMTNAMKNLRDVLNLDSRVSPAEVVNQVSRLVSSAEHTEGLHNLLGDADIDSIITKVKQHEEFFPAFHALVTEILQTLGVSHLDNILPALKDLKQTAQ from the exons ATGGAACAG CAGGAGCAGGTTGAATGGGATGATGTGAACAGACTTCTGCAGCATCATGGTTTTAAACGTGTGTTTTTTGCCGATCCTGTGGAGAATAAGAACCATTCAG ATTTAGTCCTACTGGACAAGAAATCAGCTGGTGAGGTGAGGATGACACTGAGGACGATGCTGACAGACTCAGAGAGGAGACAGGCTCTCATCCAGGAGCTCGTCAAGTCCAACAACCAACTCAA AGAGGAGGTTCAACAGCACACGAGTCGAGCGGCTCAGCAATCTCAGAGGGTTACGGAGCTGGAGGGGCTGCTGGACGAGGTGAAGACCAGAGTCCAGGACCTGGAGGACCGGTACCTCGGCAAGGCTGCACAGCAACACAGCCAcactcagcagctgcagcaggaaaaacaagatgcacag AAACGGTGTCATGTTTTGGAGCAGAAGCTGTCAAAACAGAAGGAGGAAGCAGGTCAGCTTCAGAGGAAACTCTATTTCACCATCAAAGAAGAAGAGCGACGATTTGCTCGACAGAGTCAGACTTTCCAGAACATCTGCAAGAAAGTCAGCGTGCAGAGCTCAGATGCAGATCAGCA GGTGCTGGATGTGATTGACTTCTATGAGACCAAAATGTCTGAGCTGTTGGATGAGCTCAG ATCTATTAAAGGAGAATCACAAGGGTCTAAAATGTCTGATTCAACAAGAACTAAGAAGACACCCATCAGTGTTACTCCGTCTTTCAAAACTATTCTCAAG GCATACCAGGAGCAGCAAAAGGAAAGCAAATCTGGGGTAGAAGAGCTAAAGAGGGAAgtggagaacctgaagaaagagTTGGAGACGAG ATTGCCTAAAGAAGACAACACAACTGAGATTAGTGAAAACGTCAGTGACCACTCCAGGGAAGCCAGGTTATGTGCCCACTATCATAAT CTGCTGAATGAGATCAATGCAGTTGTGATGGATCCTAATGCCCCGTTACGACTACACAGACAGAAACCCTCTACAGCTGACCTGGAGCTGGCTGATTTCCAGCCTCTCCTCCCCACACTGGAGGCCTGggcccagcagcagcatctgctGAAG GATTTTCAGTGCAGTTTAAATAAACTTTCTGCCAGACTGATGCCCTGGCAGCTGTGTGAGGGTGTCCATAATGCAGCTGAAGCAGTGAAGGTTGAGGACATGATGTTGCTTGTGGACACCATGCTGGAAACCATCTCAACTGATGATCAGAAG GCCCTCAGGAGCCCCACTCCGTACACTCTGGGCTCCATGGTGTCTCATTTCCAGAAGCTGTTTGACATCACGTCTCTCAGCGGGGTCTACCCACGAATGAACGAAGTCTACACCCGACTGGGGGAGATGACCAACGCCATGAAGAACCTCAGAGATGTTCTGAACCTAG ACAGCAGAGTTTCTCCTGCTGAGGTGGTGAACCAGGTGTCAAGACTGGTCTCTTCCGCTGAACACACCGAAGGACTCCATAATCTGCTTGGAGACGCTGACATTGACAG CATCATCACCAAAGTGAAGCAGCATGAAGAGTTCTTCCCTGCGTTCCATGCCCTTGTTACAGAAATCTTACAGACTCTAG gaGTAAGTCACCTGGACAACATCCTCCCAGCTCTGAAAGACTTgaaacaaacagcacagtga
- the cep70 gene encoding centrosomal protein of 70 kDa isoform X1, giving the protein MDKETRIAQFLQSRNKTYVYLWTYRQFQQEQVEWDDVNRLLQHHGFKRVFFADPVENKNHSDLVLLDKKSAGEVRMTLRTMLTDSERRQALIQELVKSNNQLKEEVQQHTSRAAQQSQRVTELEGLLDEVKTRVQDLEDRYLGKAAQQHSHTQQLQQEKQDAQKRCHVLEQKLSKQKEEAGQLQRKLYFTIKEEERRFARQSQTFQNICKKVSVQSSDADQQVLDVIDFYETKMSELLDELRSIKGESQGSKMSDSTRTKKTPISVTPSFKTILKAYQEQQKESKSGVEELKREVENLKKELETRLPKEDNTTEISENVSDHSREARLCAHYHNLLNEINAVVMDPNAPLRLHRQKPSTADLELADFQPLLPTLEAWAQQQHLLKDFQCSLNKLSARLMPWQLCEGVHNAAEAVKVEDMMLLVDTMLETISTDDQKALRSPTPYTLGSMVSHFQKLFDITSLSGVYPRMNEVYTRLGEMTNAMKNLRDVLNLDSRVSPAEVVNQVSRLVSSAEHTEGLHNLLGDADIDSIITKVKQHEEFFPAFHALVTEILQTLGVSHLDNILPALKDLKQTAQ; this is encoded by the exons ATGGATAAGGAAACCAGGAttgcacagtttttacagtcaaGAAATAAGACATATGTGTATCTGTGGACCTACAGGCAGTTTCAG CAGGAGCAGGTTGAATGGGATGATGTGAACAGACTTCTGCAGCATCATGGTTTTAAACGTGTGTTTTTTGCCGATCCTGTGGAGAATAAGAACCATTCAG ATTTAGTCCTACTGGACAAGAAATCAGCTGGTGAGGTGAGGATGACACTGAGGACGATGCTGACAGACTCAGAGAGGAGACAGGCTCTCATCCAGGAGCTCGTCAAGTCCAACAACCAACTCAA AGAGGAGGTTCAACAGCACACGAGTCGAGCGGCTCAGCAATCTCAGAGGGTTACGGAGCTGGAGGGGCTGCTGGACGAGGTGAAGACCAGAGTCCAGGACCTGGAGGACCGGTACCTCGGCAAGGCTGCACAGCAACACAGCCAcactcagcagctgcagcaggaaaaacaagatgcacag AAACGGTGTCATGTTTTGGAGCAGAAGCTGTCAAAACAGAAGGAGGAAGCAGGTCAGCTTCAGAGGAAACTCTATTTCACCATCAAAGAAGAAGAGCGACGATTTGCTCGACAGAGTCAGACTTTCCAGAACATCTGCAAGAAAGTCAGCGTGCAGAGCTCAGATGCAGATCAGCA GGTGCTGGATGTGATTGACTTCTATGAGACCAAAATGTCTGAGCTGTTGGATGAGCTCAG ATCTATTAAAGGAGAATCACAAGGGTCTAAAATGTCTGATTCAACAAGAACTAAGAAGACACCCATCAGTGTTACTCCGTCTTTCAAAACTATTCTCAAG GCATACCAGGAGCAGCAAAAGGAAAGCAAATCTGGGGTAGAAGAGCTAAAGAGGGAAgtggagaacctgaagaaagagTTGGAGACGAG ATTGCCTAAAGAAGACAACACAACTGAGATTAGTGAAAACGTCAGTGACCACTCCAGGGAAGCCAGGTTATGTGCCCACTATCATAAT CTGCTGAATGAGATCAATGCAGTTGTGATGGATCCTAATGCCCCGTTACGACTACACAGACAGAAACCCTCTACAGCTGACCTGGAGCTGGCTGATTTCCAGCCTCTCCTCCCCACACTGGAGGCCTGggcccagcagcagcatctgctGAAG GATTTTCAGTGCAGTTTAAATAAACTTTCTGCCAGACTGATGCCCTGGCAGCTGTGTGAGGGTGTCCATAATGCAGCTGAAGCAGTGAAGGTTGAGGACATGATGTTGCTTGTGGACACCATGCTGGAAACCATCTCAACTGATGATCAGAAG GCCCTCAGGAGCCCCACTCCGTACACTCTGGGCTCCATGGTGTCTCATTTCCAGAAGCTGTTTGACATCACGTCTCTCAGCGGGGTCTACCCACGAATGAACGAAGTCTACACCCGACTGGGGGAGATGACCAACGCCATGAAGAACCTCAGAGATGTTCTGAACCTAG ACAGCAGAGTTTCTCCTGCTGAGGTGGTGAACCAGGTGTCAAGACTGGTCTCTTCCGCTGAACACACCGAAGGACTCCATAATCTGCTTGGAGACGCTGACATTGACAG CATCATCACCAAAGTGAAGCAGCATGAAGAGTTCTTCCCTGCGTTCCATGCCCTTGTTACAGAAATCTTACAGACTCTAG gaGTAAGTCACCTGGACAACATCCTCCCAGCTCTGAAAGACTTgaaacaaacagcacagtga
- the cep70 gene encoding centrosomal protein of 70 kDa isoform X2, producing MSFLQQEQVEWDDVNRLLQHHGFKRVFFADPVENKNHSDLVLLDKKSAGEVRMTLRTMLTDSERRQALIQELVKSNNQLKEEVQQHTSRAAQQSQRVTELEGLLDEVKTRVQDLEDRYLGKAAQQHSHTQQLQQEKQDAQKRCHVLEQKLSKQKEEAGQLQRKLYFTIKEEERRFARQSQTFQNICKKVSVQSSDADQQVLDVIDFYETKMSELLDELRSIKGESQGSKMSDSTRTKKTPISVTPSFKTILKAYQEQQKESKSGVEELKREVENLKKELETRLPKEDNTTEISENVSDHSREARLCAHYHNLLNEINAVVMDPNAPLRLHRQKPSTADLELADFQPLLPTLEAWAQQQHLLKDFQCSLNKLSARLMPWQLCEGVHNAAEAVKVEDMMLLVDTMLETISTDDQKALRSPTPYTLGSMVSHFQKLFDITSLSGVYPRMNEVYTRLGEMTNAMKNLRDVLNLDSRVSPAEVVNQVSRLVSSAEHTEGLHNLLGDADIDSIITKVKQHEEFFPAFHALVTEILQTLGVSHLDNILPALKDLKQTAQ from the exons ATGTCTTTCTTGCAGCAGGAGCAGGTTGAATGGGATGATGTGAACAGACTTCTGCAGCATCATGGTTTTAAACGTGTGTTTTTTGCCGATCCTGTGGAGAATAAGAACCATTCAG ATTTAGTCCTACTGGACAAGAAATCAGCTGGTGAGGTGAGGATGACACTGAGGACGATGCTGACAGACTCAGAGAGGAGACAGGCTCTCATCCAGGAGCTCGTCAAGTCCAACAACCAACTCAA AGAGGAGGTTCAACAGCACACGAGTCGAGCGGCTCAGCAATCTCAGAGGGTTACGGAGCTGGAGGGGCTGCTGGACGAGGTGAAGACCAGAGTCCAGGACCTGGAGGACCGGTACCTCGGCAAGGCTGCACAGCAACACAGCCAcactcagcagctgcagcaggaaaaacaagatgcacag AAACGGTGTCATGTTTTGGAGCAGAAGCTGTCAAAACAGAAGGAGGAAGCAGGTCAGCTTCAGAGGAAACTCTATTTCACCATCAAAGAAGAAGAGCGACGATTTGCTCGACAGAGTCAGACTTTCCAGAACATCTGCAAGAAAGTCAGCGTGCAGAGCTCAGATGCAGATCAGCA GGTGCTGGATGTGATTGACTTCTATGAGACCAAAATGTCTGAGCTGTTGGATGAGCTCAG ATCTATTAAAGGAGAATCACAAGGGTCTAAAATGTCTGATTCAACAAGAACTAAGAAGACACCCATCAGTGTTACTCCGTCTTTCAAAACTATTCTCAAG GCATACCAGGAGCAGCAAAAGGAAAGCAAATCTGGGGTAGAAGAGCTAAAGAGGGAAgtggagaacctgaagaaagagTTGGAGACGAG ATTGCCTAAAGAAGACAACACAACTGAGATTAGTGAAAACGTCAGTGACCACTCCAGGGAAGCCAGGTTATGTGCCCACTATCATAAT CTGCTGAATGAGATCAATGCAGTTGTGATGGATCCTAATGCCCCGTTACGACTACACAGACAGAAACCCTCTACAGCTGACCTGGAGCTGGCTGATTTCCAGCCTCTCCTCCCCACACTGGAGGCCTGggcccagcagcagcatctgctGAAG GATTTTCAGTGCAGTTTAAATAAACTTTCTGCCAGACTGATGCCCTGGCAGCTGTGTGAGGGTGTCCATAATGCAGCTGAAGCAGTGAAGGTTGAGGACATGATGTTGCTTGTGGACACCATGCTGGAAACCATCTCAACTGATGATCAGAAG GCCCTCAGGAGCCCCACTCCGTACACTCTGGGCTCCATGGTGTCTCATTTCCAGAAGCTGTTTGACATCACGTCTCTCAGCGGGGTCTACCCACGAATGAACGAAGTCTACACCCGACTGGGGGAGATGACCAACGCCATGAAGAACCTCAGAGATGTTCTGAACCTAG ACAGCAGAGTTTCTCCTGCTGAGGTGGTGAACCAGGTGTCAAGACTGGTCTCTTCCGCTGAACACACCGAAGGACTCCATAATCTGCTTGGAGACGCTGACATTGACAG CATCATCACCAAAGTGAAGCAGCATGAAGAGTTCTTCCCTGCGTTCCATGCCCTTGTTACAGAAATCTTACAGACTCTAG gaGTAAGTCACCTGGACAACATCCTCCCAGCTCTGAAAGACTTgaaacaaacagcacagtga
- the cep70 gene encoding centrosomal protein of 70 kDa isoform X4: MTLRTMLTDSERRQALIQELVKSNNQLKEEVQQHTSRAAQQSQRVTELEGLLDEVKTRVQDLEDRYLGKAAQQHSHTQQLQQEKQDAQKRCHVLEQKLSKQKEEAGQLQRKLYFTIKEEERRFARQSQTFQNICKKVSVQSSDADQQVLDVIDFYETKMSELLDELRSIKGESQGSKMSDSTRTKKTPISVTPSFKTILKAYQEQQKESKSGVEELKREVENLKKELETRLPKEDNTTEISENVSDHSREARLCAHYHNLLNEINAVVMDPNAPLRLHRQKPSTADLELADFQPLLPTLEAWAQQQHLLKDFQCSLNKLSARLMPWQLCEGVHNAAEAVKVEDMMLLVDTMLETISTDDQKALRSPTPYTLGSMVSHFQKLFDITSLSGVYPRMNEVYTRLGEMTNAMKNLRDVLNLDSRVSPAEVVNQVSRLVSSAEHTEGLHNLLGDADIDSIITKVKQHEEFFPAFHALVTEILQTLGVSHLDNILPALKDLKQTAQ; encoded by the exons ATGACACTGAGGACGATGCTGACAGACTCAGAGAGGAGACAGGCTCTCATCCAGGAGCTCGTCAAGTCCAACAACCAACTCAA AGAGGAGGTTCAACAGCACACGAGTCGAGCGGCTCAGCAATCTCAGAGGGTTACGGAGCTGGAGGGGCTGCTGGACGAGGTGAAGACCAGAGTCCAGGACCTGGAGGACCGGTACCTCGGCAAGGCTGCACAGCAACACAGCCAcactcagcagctgcagcaggaaaaacaagatgcacag AAACGGTGTCATGTTTTGGAGCAGAAGCTGTCAAAACAGAAGGAGGAAGCAGGTCAGCTTCAGAGGAAACTCTATTTCACCATCAAAGAAGAAGAGCGACGATTTGCTCGACAGAGTCAGACTTTCCAGAACATCTGCAAGAAAGTCAGCGTGCAGAGCTCAGATGCAGATCAGCA GGTGCTGGATGTGATTGACTTCTATGAGACCAAAATGTCTGAGCTGTTGGATGAGCTCAG ATCTATTAAAGGAGAATCACAAGGGTCTAAAATGTCTGATTCAACAAGAACTAAGAAGACACCCATCAGTGTTACTCCGTCTTTCAAAACTATTCTCAAG GCATACCAGGAGCAGCAAAAGGAAAGCAAATCTGGGGTAGAAGAGCTAAAGAGGGAAgtggagaacctgaagaaagagTTGGAGACGAG ATTGCCTAAAGAAGACAACACAACTGAGATTAGTGAAAACGTCAGTGACCACTCCAGGGAAGCCAGGTTATGTGCCCACTATCATAAT CTGCTGAATGAGATCAATGCAGTTGTGATGGATCCTAATGCCCCGTTACGACTACACAGACAGAAACCCTCTACAGCTGACCTGGAGCTGGCTGATTTCCAGCCTCTCCTCCCCACACTGGAGGCCTGggcccagcagcagcatctgctGAAG GATTTTCAGTGCAGTTTAAATAAACTTTCTGCCAGACTGATGCCCTGGCAGCTGTGTGAGGGTGTCCATAATGCAGCTGAAGCAGTGAAGGTTGAGGACATGATGTTGCTTGTGGACACCATGCTGGAAACCATCTCAACTGATGATCAGAAG GCCCTCAGGAGCCCCACTCCGTACACTCTGGGCTCCATGGTGTCTCATTTCCAGAAGCTGTTTGACATCACGTCTCTCAGCGGGGTCTACCCACGAATGAACGAAGTCTACACCCGACTGGGGGAGATGACCAACGCCATGAAGAACCTCAGAGATGTTCTGAACCTAG ACAGCAGAGTTTCTCCTGCTGAGGTGGTGAACCAGGTGTCAAGACTGGTCTCTTCCGCTGAACACACCGAAGGACTCCATAATCTGCTTGGAGACGCTGACATTGACAG CATCATCACCAAAGTGAAGCAGCATGAAGAGTTCTTCCCTGCGTTCCATGCCCTTGTTACAGAAATCTTACAGACTCTAG gaGTAAGTCACCTGGACAACATCCTCCCAGCTCTGAAAGACTTgaaacaaacagcacagtga